The proteins below are encoded in one region of Pomacea canaliculata isolate SZHN2017 linkage group LG7, ASM307304v1, whole genome shotgun sequence:
- the LOC112567759 gene encoding LOW QUALITY PROTEIN: out at first protein-like (The sequence of the model RefSeq protein was modified relative to this genomic sequence to represent the inferred CDS: inserted 1 base in 1 codon) encodes MANYFEIVGSIVILCICLCFSQLVVNVKNKGDEVIVESIQANTTSDTVTLEYQNTDGTLITLFIDFKSEVQIFRIIMPGEEELGETQAQAICFLARFSHSDFISSDAMSKLRQKNPTAIRTPEEEKSPTVYTHDLLADLSKSHVISPYIYNICNDAIDAIYFTEADLRTISRSLSKDYATMMSAMQKQVPSRHXRCMDTQDIETPCLCRFDMCIGWYPCGLKYCRGKDTVGKVVSYRCGIKTCKRCLTFYHVVVQKRRCLWDS; translated from the exons ATGGCAAACTACTTTGAGATAGTTGGAAGTATCGTaattttgtgtatatgtttatgtttttcccAGCTTGTTGTAAACGTCAAAAATAAAGGTGATGAGGTTATCGTGGAAAGTATCCAGGCGAATACAACCTCTGACACAGTGACGCTCGAATATCAAAACACTGATGGGACATTAATTACTCTTTTCATCGACTTCAAATCT GAGGTCCAAATTTTCCGTATTATCATGCCAGGAGAAGAAGAACTTGGAGAGACACAGGCTCAggctatttgttttcttgcacgATTCAGCCACAGTGATTTCATTTCATCAGATGCTATGTCAAAACTTCGACAG AAAAACCCCACAGCTATACGGACaccagaggaagaaaagagcCCAACTGTCTACACTCACGACCTTCTTGCTGATCTTTCTAAAAGTCATGTGATCAGTCCTTACATCTACAACATCTGCAACGATGCCATAGATGCTATCTACTTTACAGAGGCAGATTTGCGGACTATTTCTCGCT cactTTCAAAAGACTATGCAACAATGATGTCAGCTATGCAAAAACAGGTTCCTTCCAGAC GGCGCTGCATGGACACCCAGGACATAGAGACTCCGTGTTTGTGTCGCTTTGACATGTGCATTGGATGGTATCCATGTGGCTTGAAGTATTGCCGAGGAAAGGATACAGTAGGAAAGGTTGTCAGCTACAGATGTGGGATCAAAACCTGCAAGCGATGCTTGACATTTTATCATGTTGTTGTTCAGAAACGAAGATGTTTATGGGATAGTTAA